GTGCAATATTGCCTTCAAACCGATCTTGCTTAATGGCAGCATCGCTGACATTGAGCAGCTCAGTACCAATTGCTGAAATTGCCATTATTTAATTCTCCTGCTGTTAAAAGCTGGCAACATTTTTGAGTTGTTCATCAATATCGATGCCGTTGTCGCGCATTTGAGCAAGCTTGTAACGCAGTGCTCGAGGAGTTATCCCGAGCTCTTCAGCGCAACGACTGCGGCTGCCGCCCTGCTGCTTCAGTATGTCGACGATGTATTGAAATTCGATCTGCTTTTTTGATTTAGCGATGGTTTTTGCTGTCGACACCGGTGCCGCCTTGGGCGTTGTAAGCCCCAAATCACTGGGCTGTAGACTCGCGCCATGGCGCATAACTAGCGCTCGCTGAATGCGGTTGTCTAGCTCGCGGACATTGCCGGGCCAACTGTGAGCAATCAGTGCGCTTTTGGCTGCGCTGCTGAACTGACATTGGCCAGCGTTGTACTGCATTTCATAATGGCCAAGTAAACTTTGTGCGATGGGAAGGATATCTTCACAACGATCTCTTAACGGTACGATGTGCAGCGGCAAAACGTCGAGACGGTAAAATAGGTCTTGGCGGAAGCGCCCTGCAGCCACTTCTTGACGCAGATCTTTGTTGGTCGCAGCGATGATCTTAATATCAAGTTTCACCGCCGTATGGCTACCTAGACGCTCAACCTCACGCTCCTGCAATACCCGTAACAGTTTGGCTTGTAACATTGGTGACATCTCGCTGATCTCATCCAACAGCAAAGTTCCGTGGTTGGCGTACTCAAACTTACCCATTTTTTCAGCATAGGCGTTGGTAAAGGCACCTTTAACGTGACCAAATAACAACGCTTCCAACATGCTGTCTGGAATTGCGGCACAATTGACACTTACAAATGAATGTTTCGCTCGCGGCGATTGTTCGTGGATATAACGGGCCACCCGTTCCTTACCGACGCCACTCTCACCGGTCAGCAGTACCGTTGCTGGCACCAACGCAGCCCGTTGCGCCAGCATCATCATCTGTCGGCTCACCGGAGCAACCGAAATAAACGAACCGTCATTGCTGTGAACCTTGCGCAAGCGTACAAACAGCTGTTCTAGCTGGATCGGCTCTATTGGCAGCAGCAGATAATCGTCGGCGCCGTTGGCCAGCGCGGTGCTCGCTAAATTACAGTCGTCGGCTTCAATCAAGGCGATCTTGGTAGTTGCAGCAGCTTGTTTGAGGCTAGTAGCAACATGAGATTCACCTTGGCCTTGCAGTGACACCAAGGCAACGTCGCTGTGACCATCGGTTACTGCTTGCCACCCTAACTTCGCTAATGTGCGCTGTTGGGTTAAATCAAGTTCAATGCCGTTTAGTTGATATAGCATCATTACCATGCTCCATCGACAGGTTTACTTAGGGTGTTACGCAAGTCGACCTCGGAACCAGCATCATTTACCGATTGGTGCCCTTTCAACAATAAACGGACATTGACCCGACGGTTTAGCTGCATTCCTGCGGCAGTGCGGTTGCTCGCAATGGGATAGCGGTCACCGTGGCCACGTGCTTCAATCATTGCAGCTGGAACCCCGACAGCGATTAACCCCTCTACAACGTCATCACTGCGTGCACGACTAAGCACCAGATTCTCCAGCGAGTCTCCTGCACTATCGGTGTGCGCATCTACCATCACTTTGGTAATTCGAGGATCAGCATCTACATATGCAGCAACAGCACTCAGTTCTTGTTGCTGCTGCTCGTTAATACGCACCTGTCCTGACGCCAGGTTAAATTGAATATTGCGAATCTGCTCGAACGAACGTGGTAATAGCTGTTGCTGGCAGTTAAGAAACTGTTCTACCGCAATACTGGAGTTGACGTTGGTAGCAACGACTTGCCATTGGCGATCACCGGCATGAACTTTCGTTTGCCACTGCCAACCACGCATTAGAGCCTGTAAGAATAGCTCGACCTGTTGCTCTGAGCTGGCCACATTAGCATGCCACTGCAGTGCCCCTTGATAAGGCACCACCGACTCCTTTGACTGCCATGCAGGGAAGGTAATCTCAATCGGTGATTCGGATTCGGGCTGCTGCAACCATTGCGCATGCAACTCCAATCGAGATGGGTAGCCAGCCTTATTGAACAGTACATATTCCCCAAAACCATCAACAGGGTGGCTCAAACTGCATTGGAACTTACTGCCATGATAGTCCCACCTTGCCAAATCGATATCAGTGGCTATGTTGACGTTTAGTGGTAAAGCGTGGGCATGGTTGATTGCCACGGCAAACAGCATAAAGAACGTAGATATCAAATTGTGAAGTCGTATATTCATCTATTTACTTTACACCAACATATTCAAGTTGTTTTATTTAACGCAATTGATAGCTTTTATTTTAATCAGCTAAATCGAATATTTCTGACTAGAAATTCGCGCAGATATTACGTGCGACCAAATTAAACCGCAATGCCATTCATTAGAATTAATATTATAAATGAACACACTCTCATTCAGAAAGCATTCAGAAATGTGTCTATTACCATGAATAACAAAAAGATAGAGGTCAGTAATAACTGGCAAATGGCAAAGCAGTGACCACAAATACAGCTACTCTGCACTTATGCTTTTGTGAAAAAATGTTAACATTAGTTAAATTAATCTCTAAATGACACTAACAAATGTGATCAGGAGCATCAGCGTAAACGATTGCGCGCCAAAGGTTACACACTCAACACCATAATGAACAAAAACCAGCCAACATCTAATTGGAAGGTTTTTGCTATCATACAAATATAAGCGCCCAATCAATAATTTACATTTCATTAAAAGAAAAGAGTTAGACATTTGCAACAACAGAAAATGAAAAAACCTTCATTTCGGCGCAAAATTCATCCTGTGGTTATTTTGGTCCATATATAATAGACCGAACTATTTATTAGTTATATTTGCCTGAACTGCTATTGTCGTGTTAAAAACCTCCGCTCTATTTATTGCTATCCCTATTTGGTCAGTGTTGAGATGAACGTGTTAAAGTTTGCAATTGATGATGGTTCGACAAATGTTAAAGTTTGCTGGTTAGATAATGGTCAAATTAAACGATTAACCTCACCAAATTCCTTTCGTAAAGATTGGAAGAGCGCAGCACTTCGACAAACCAATTCGGTATATAACTACCTGATAGGTAATACCAAATATACTTATGACGCCACCTCGGACAAGGCGCTGTCAACAACTCACATTGCCTACCAATACGATGATCAAAATCTCCTGGCGGTTCACCATGCGTTACTGCAAACCGGCATTGCCCCTCAGCCAGTAGAAATTGTGGTTACTCTGCCAATCACTGAGTACTACAACCCAGATGATTGTCAAAAGAACGAAGCCAATATCCAGCGCAAGAAAGACAACTTGATGCGCGCCATCACTTTGAATAAAAGTGAGCTTTTTCAGATTGTTGACGTTAGTGTCATGCCAGAGAGTTTACCTGCTGTGCTATCAACGTTGGTCAACTCTAACGTCAATCCACTAACCAAATCTTTAGTCATTGATCTGGGCGGTACCACGCTCGACATGGGGGTCATTGCTGGTGAGTTCGATGAAGTATCGGATATCTACGGCAATAAAGAGATTGGCGTTTCAATGGTTACCGATGCCGCCAAAAAAGTGCTAGCAGCAGCTGATAGCGATGCCAGCTTTTTGGTCGCGAACGAATTAGTCCGCCGCCGGACAGACACCGACTTCATCGAGCAAGTGGTTAATGACGAAACTCAGATCCCACGAATTTTGCAAAAGCTTGAAGAGAAAATTGATGAGCTAGGCACCCAAGTGGCTTACGAAGCCAAGAAGTTCTGTAAAAACCCACATCGCGTCTACTTAGTGGGTGGCGGCTCATCGTTGATTGTCGATGCGATTAGCAACGCCTACCCAAGCTTGGGCGATAAGGTGGTTCAGGTCGACAACGCTCAGACCGCGCTAGCGCAAGAGATTTGCATATACCATGCCGCTGGCGCTGAGTAGTCGATCATGAACGAGCGAATTGGGCCCAAGCAGATCCGTTGCCAATTTACCCTAGACGTTGATGAAAACCCGGCACACGATTACGCCTTAGTTGTGTTGAAGCAGTGGTTGGCGCAGCAACAGCACGATCCGCAAGCCGTTAGCCAATTTAATCGACAGATCTATCTGTCGGGGTTGTTTTTGCACCTGCTAGCGCCAACGCTACCCGCAGCTCTTGCCAATAGCTTTGGTCCAACATCTGCTGGCATTGACATCTTATGTGAGCACTTAAATTTAGTGCCGTTAGCTGATACTGATGCCAGCGCTACCGCCCCCTTGCTGACTGAATTGGCACTGCAACAGCAAGCTCAATGCGACCAGCTGGCGTCTTTGCGGCAAGCTTTTGATGATTTTCGTAAAACAGATGAGCGACCTGCGCCCACTTTAAATGATGACCTAAGCGCACACCTTAGTGCCGCAAACAAGATCGTCGCTGGTAACGAACAGCTGCGTAACCAACTACAGCAACTGCAGCAACAAGTTGCAAAGCTGGCGTTGCCTGCCGCAACACCGGCTAGTAGCGCAGCAACCAACCAGATAGAAGCACACACCAGTGATGAGCAGGCTGCAGTTGCAGCGGCTATCGCCAAAGTCGCCAACGTTAAAGCGAAAGGGCTATGGTAATGAATTACCAATCTTACATTGATCGTGGCGAGCACACGTCAAACTACCAAAAGCGAAGCCTGATCCTTGGCGACGCAGCATTTACTCACCAACAGCAATTTTGGCAACAGTTGAGCCCAACGGTGTTGATGGCATTAAATCAGGTAATGACGCCACTGCAACGCTTGGGCTATCCAGAGTTCTCTAAAGCCTCTGTAGCCAACGAGCACGAAGTACAAAAACCAACGCAGATGGCTTGTTGGCGTTTGTTTGCCATTTATGAACAGCAGCAATTGATCGCCATACTCCGGGTTGACCCATGCTCATTAATGCAACTTGCGGGCTCCTACTATGGCAGTAAAGAGTTTCAGTGGTTGTCTCCTTTGCAGCCGCAACCGAAACCGGAACAGCGCCAAGCAAAGCGGATATTTTCCAGCGTATATGAGCAACTAGACAGCAATTATCCACGTACCAATGACATTCAGGTTCAGCCACTGGGTATGCTTGAGTCCGATCACTTTGATGGTGGAGTTGAGTTCTGCGTTCAGTGGCCTGACGGTTGTGAGCTACCACCGTTGCTACTGTGGTTAACCCCCGCTTTTGCCAATCGGTTTTATTCAGACAGCTCATTGGTGTTGCCTGAGCGCAGCGATTTCAGTCGAGAGCTTAAACGAAAACTGGAGCAGGTTCCGATTACGGTAGAGGTTGAGTTGGCATCAATTACCATTCCACTGCACAGCCTGAATGAGTTAAAGCAAGGGGATATTTTGCCGATCAATCTCCATCAAAGCAGCCCAATTTCGATTGCTGGTAGACGCCTATTCAGCGGCCAAGTTCACACCCAAGAAGACAGCATGGTAGTAAAGATTGCAGATGAATAAGACCAATTCACCAATGCTAATGGACGACGACGATCTGCTTAACGACCTGCTGTTAGGCGAAGAAACTGCACCAGTAGACCAAAGCAAAGCCGACGCTAACATCGATGCCTTCCCAGGTTTGCCCATTACTTTAAGCGTCGAGATGGCGCGGTTGGCTGTACCGCTAGCGGAACTTAAACAGTTGCAAAGTGGCGATGTATTGGTGCTGCCTGAGCATCAGGACTCGTTAATGACTCTGCGGGTGAATAATACCGCTATTGGCAAGGCCGAGCTTGGGCGCCAAGGTGATTGGCTCAACATTCGCCTGGTGAAAGTTGCTCCGTCGATTTTGCAAGATGACCATGAATAACATTAAAACCGGTTTGGCGCTGGCATTACTGCTTATAGCACCAACGGCGTTGGCTGATCTATCACTGCCGGTGCTAAATCTCACCAATGGCGACGAGACTCAGCAAGTCAGTATTAAGCTCGAGATCTTAGCGCTGATGACCATACTCAGCTTGCTACCAGCAATGCTGCTCATGCTGACCAGTTTTACTCGTATCATCGTCGTATTAGCCATTTTGCGCCAAGCTATTGGTTTGGCGCAGTCGCCACCGAATAAAGTTTTGGTTGGGCTAGCGCTGGTTCTTACCCTCGCCATTATGCGTCCAGTCGGTAAGGCTATCTATACCGATGCGGTGGTTCCCTATGATGCCGGTGAGATTTCCTTAGTGGTTGCGATTGAGCGCACTGAAAAGCCGTTACGAGACTTTATCCAACCGAATACTCGCCGCAGTGATGTCGAGCAGATGCTGCGGATCTCCGGTGAATCGGTATCGTTGCAAGATGATGAGGTTCCGCTGATGGTATTGGTGCCAGCCTTCGTTCTCAGTGAGCTCAAGTCCGCTTTCCAAATTGGCTTTTTGTTATTCCTGCCGTTCTTAGTGATCGACCTCATCGTTGCCAGTGTGTTGATGGCCATGGGAATGATGATGTTATCGCCGTTGGTGATCTCACTACCATTCAAGCTAATGGTATTTGTGCTGGTCGACGGCTGGTCGATGTTATCGGCAACGCTTACCGCCAGTTATTGGAACTAGCATGACCGATCTAAGCCTTACCTCGGTATTTTCCGACGCCATTATTGTGGTAATAAAAGCCGTCTCTGCGTTGGTCATTCCCGGCTTACTCTTGGGTGTGCTGATTGCGGTATTTCAAGCGGCGACTCAGGTTAACGAACAAACCCTGAGCTTCCTGCCAAAGCTGATTTTGACCCTCGCAGTGTTACTGCTGTGCGGACAATGGTTGCTGGGATTGATTATCGATTTCTTTAACTTCCTGTTCTTCAACATTCCTAACTTGATTAGCTAACATGTTGGAGCTATCCGTTGCTCAAATCAGCGCCTGGATCGGCCTAATATGGTGGCCTTTCTGCCGTATTATGGGCCTGTTTGTAGTTATGCCGATGATGTCGAGCAAGCACATATTAATCCGGGTGAAGCTGCTGCTCAGCCTAACTATTGCGGTGATTGCGGCACCACTGATGCCACAGATGCCGCTCGTCGAAGCGGCTTCAGTCAGTGCGGTCTTGCTTAGTGCAGAGCAGGTGTTATTGGGCGTGTTAATGGGCTTCCCACTATTCCTGTGCCTCAACATTTTATCGGTATTGGGCGGAATCCTATCAATGCAGATGGGTTTGATGATGGCTATTATGAACGATCCCGCTAACGGCTCTAGCCACGCCCTGCTAGGTCAGTGGTTGATCCTCTACGGAACCTTACTATTTATCGGTATGGATGGGCCTAATGTTGCCTTGCAAAGCTTAGTGATGAGCTTCCATAGTTGGCCGGTCGGTAAAGGCATTTTTGATTTCCCATTGTATGAGCTCGCATTGCAATTCAGTTGGCTGATGGCAGCAGCACTACTGACCGCCCTACCCGCCGTGGTGGCGATGCTATTAGTGAACCTAACCTTCGGTGTGATGAACAGAGCAGCGTCTAGCTTCAACATCTTTGCATTGGGCTTTCCGATGGCGATGTTAATGGGGATTGGCTGCTTGGCATTACTGCAACAATTGTTACCGATGCGCTACGGCGATCTCACCGTGCAAGCGCTCGAAATGCTGCACCTAAGTATTCACCCCTGAGTTAGCACTATGAGTGATTCCAGCAGCAGCGAAAAAACAGAACAGCCCAGTAGGAAAAAACTGGAGAAAGCCAATAAGCAGGGGCAAGTTCCCCGTTCCCGTGATCTCACCAGTGGCATCCTCTTATTTACTGCGCCAGCTCTATTCATTGTCAACGGACAATCGCTGTTAGAACAATTGGGGCAGTTTTTCAGCAATAACTTAATCGTTACTGCTGAGGAGTTGCGCCAGCCTGATGTGATGGCAGCCCATCTGGTCGCGACGATCAAATCACTGATTACGTTTTTACTGCAATCGGCACTGTGGCTATGGGTGGCGGCAATGCTAGCCGCAATGTTGCCTAAAGGACCGTTGTTTCAGATTAGCCTCCTGCTGCCCAAATTCAGCAAGCTAAACCCGATCAACGGTTTGAAGAAAATTGTTGGTAGCCAGTCTTGGGTCGAGCTAGGTAAATCGATATTAAAGGTAACTTTATTTATCACTGTCTCGGTGTGGTATCTATTGAAAGTGGGCCCTAAATTACCCATGTTGGTAGGCCTTCACCCTTATCAGGCCATCTTCTCAGCGTTAGCCTATGTGGTTGAAGGGATTTTCGTATTGGCAATTGCGGCCTTATTGATTGGATTAATCGATCTTCCCTACCAGTTATGGAAAACCACTAACGATTTAAAGATGACCAAGCAAGAGGTCAAAGATGAGCATAAACAACAAGAAGGCAAGCCAGAAGTAAAGGCTAAAATCCGCCAGCTGCAACAACAGATGGCACGCTCTCGAGCCAGTAAAGCGCTACCCCACGCCGATGTGTTAGTGGTTAATCCCGAACATTACGCGGTTGCGCTAAAGTTTGATGAAAGCCGCGCCGAGGCTCCCTTTGTGGTAACTAAAGGGATTGATCAAGTGGCGCTGTACATGCGTTCACTTGCGCCCAAATACGATCTCGAGATTATTGAGGCACCCACCTTAACCCGAGCACTGTATTACTCCACCCGAATTGAACAACAGATCCCGCCAGCGCTTTACCGTGCAGTTGCGCAGATCCTTAGCTACGTCAGTCAACTGCAGGCAGCTCGTCGAGGCGAATCGAACGCGCCACCACCACTAATTCAACCACATATACCAGCCCATCTACAAACGGAGCCAAACTGAGTCGCATGTTAAAATCACTGCCACTTGCGCTTAAGCAAAATACTAATGTGATAGCGGTTCCGCTGCTGCTATTGGCCATGCTGGGGATGATTATCTTGCCAATCCCAAGCTGGCTATTGGACATCCTGTTTACCTTCAATATCATTCTGGCAATTATGGTCTTGCTGGTATCGGTGTCGGTTCGACGGCCACTTGAGTTCAGCCTGTTTCCAACCGTATTGCTGTTAGCAACACTTCTGCGGTTAACACTCAACGTGGCGTCGACCCGAGTGGTGTTGATCGAAGGCCATCAAGGTGGTGACGCTGCAGGTAAGGTAATTCAAGCCTTTGGTGATGTGGTTATCGGTGGCAATTACGTCGTCGGTGCCGTTGTCTTCCTTATCTTGATGATCATTAACTTTGTGGTGATCACCAAAGGTGGCGAGCGCATATCTGAGGTAAGTGCACGATTCACCCTTGATGCTCTCCCCGGCAAACAGATGGCAATCGATGCGGATCTTAACACCGGCGCCATCAGCCAAGATCAGGCCCGACAGCGTCGCAAAGACGTTACCGATGAAGCGGATTTCTACGGTTCCATGGACGGTGCTTCTAAGTTCGTCCGTGGTGATGCAGTCGCGGGTTTATTGATCCTCGCTATCAACATCATCGGCGGCCTGTGCATCGGTACTATGATGTACGATCTTGGCATTGGCGAAGCGTTCAAGGTGTACGGTCTGTTGACCATCGGCGATGGTCTGGTGGCGCAGATCCCATCACTGCTGCTTGCGACCGCAGCAGCCATTATTGTTACCCGCACCTCAAGTGCGGAAGATATGCCTAACCAGCTGCAACAACAGTTGTTAGCATCGCCAGTTGCCTTACTTTCTGCCGCAGCAGTAATGACCGTCATCGGTATCGTACCGGGCATGCCTACCTTTGTTTTTCTCGGCTTCGCTGCGGTATTGGTGTTTTCCGCATGGCGAATGGGCAAGCAAAAGAACAAAGTGGTTCCAAAAGAGGTAAAGCAGAAAACTGAAAAGTTAACTGAAGAAGCTCCAGCACCAACTTGGGACGCTCTTCCTCATGTGGACTTAATTGAGCTCAGCGTCGGTTATCGCTTAGTTCACTTGGTTGATCGCAGCAAGGGGGCCGAACTGGTTAAGCGACTTACCGGCGTGCGTCGTACTCTATCTGAGCAGGTCGGCTTCCTTCTGCCAGAGATCCGTGTGCGCGATAACCTTGGTTTAGCACCAAATGCCTACCAAATTAAGATGAGCGGCCGGATGATAGCCACTGCGGAATTGCAACCAGAGAAGTTAATGGCTATTGAAAGTGGCCAACTGTACGGCAAGCTTGAGGGACAAATCACCAAGGATCCTGCCTATGGCATGCCAGCGCTATGGATTAATCCAGACAATAAAGCACGCGCGTTGAACATGGGCTACTCGGTAGTTGAACACGCCACCGTAATTGCCACTCACATCAGTAAGGTGTTGCGAGAAACCACTGATCAGTTGTTACAACACGATGACGTAAGCGAGTTGAATAAACGCTTGGCGCAGATTGCCCCAAAACTGGCAGAGTCACTCGGCACAGCTCTAACCCCAATATTGCAGTTGAAGGTCTATAGATTATTACTGCGAGAAGGCGTCCCAATTGGCGATATTCGAGCCATCGCGACCACATTGGTGGAAAGCGCTGACAACAGTAAAGAGCCGATCTTATTAGTAGCGGATGTGCGTTGTGCCCTCCGAGCTAACATCGTTAGTCAAATCGCTGGTTCAAACAAAGAGTTACAAGTAACCACACTTGCTCCAGCCTTAGAGCAAGCACTACTGGCAGGTCTAAACCATGCTCAGAAGGCTGGAAAAGTAAGCCTTGATAGCTTCCCAGTTGATCAAAAAACACTGCAAAAACTTCAGCAACAAATGCCAGAATTGCTTAAGCAAAATCAGCAACAAGCGCCAATTTTGCTGGTATCACCGCAGCTTAGGCCGCTGATTTCTCGATACGCACTGGCCTTCGCTAAGGGCGTTCACGTGCTGTCCTATAATGAGATTCCTGAGGATCGAAACTTGCTCAACCAAGCGCAGATAAATTAACCAATAACTGCCTCTTAACTGACTACTATCAACGCCTCATTTCGAGGCGTTTTTCTTAGCTGTGTACCAATTAAGTGTTGCTCTTTCTAATGCTGTTAAAGCAGCGGCTAGACGACAGCGAAAAACTACGATTTAACGCACAAACCGCAGTTCATAAGGCGACAATGGCTTCTTCTCGGTTCCCTGCGGCTTATCAGTTGATGGATATGCTCTCCCAAAGCCTACTTGAAGATGACATTATTCTCAGTCTTGATGGGCTTTCCAACACCGTAGCTACACTGTTCGGATATAGCGACGCCAAAGAAATGATGGATGATGAAAGCTTCAGCAACAAGGGACTGAATGAAATCAAATACCTCTATCATGACTCATCATTTCTTGCCAAAAGGCTCGATAACATTGTCAAAAGTGAAGAGTCGGATAATGAAGACCTGTCCGGCGAAATGCTTTTCGACCATCTGCAAGATATTTTAGAAGGCTACCCCTTTGAACTGTTATCTGATGAGTCACTTGCTGAGAGGATCAGCGAGAGCGTCAACGAAAATAGTTACGATATTCTTGATAGTGAGGAGCTATCTTGCCCAAGAGCTGAAAGCGATACTGTTTTCGAAGATCTGTATTTAGAAGTTGAACGCTTCGACCTTGATACCGCTTTTGAAGTTACGATGAGCGGATACGCCAGCGGCCATCACAGAAAAGAGACTGACATGCCGGGTCAAGATTTGTCTGTTCGAGTAGTCGCCACATGCAAGCCAACCATAGGTAAGTTTGGCCTATCTGACTATCAGTTAGAAATCATTGGTTCACCCAGAGATTATGGTGACGATGCATATTCGAGCTCAAAAGATGTTCACGGCAGCGTTTCATCCTAGGTTTATATTCTATTACGTTGCTGCTTTTCTTGGGCTGTGTCTTAAGTAACTGTTATCCGCTGACATAAAGATTGATCATTCACAATATAGTTTGATACGCAATCTGTGATTAGGCTTCCCACAATCACTTCTTTAACGAGGCTACTAAATCGCAGCTTCTTATCATCAATACAAGTCTGTCGATAGGGGATTCTCTGAAGCCAAACTTAGTGTAAAAGTTTCGTGCTTGATCATCGACTGCATGAACCAAAATTCCTGCACCACCAACAACCTCCATTGCGGCTACTGAGCGCAACATACAGTCTTTGAGCAGTCCAATCGCGACACCTTGACCTTGATAACGCGCATCTACCGCTGACCTTGCTAGCACAACCATAGGGATGGGATCAGGGCTATTGCGCTTTAAGGAACTGAACGCTGAGCTTCTTGATACCGATCCCATTGCGATCGCGTAGTAGCCCACAACTTCTTCCGTTTGGCTGTCTGTGACAACATATGTTTTGGCGGTCCCGCGAGCATTGCTTCTTAAAGCCTGTTGCCGAAGCCAAACGTCCAGAGAGGCTACACCGCAACTAAACGAGGCAGTGCTATCATTGTCGGTAATGATGCGAGGTTTGTTTATTCCCAAGGACTTTTCCTCTGAAATAGATCCTGTACGCCTTCGCTAACTTTTGCAGGTTCATCCAATGCAGTTTCAAATGCTTCAAATGCTCTTTGTTCCAACTTGAAGTCTTTTTGATCTGCTAGCACCTTATACGCTTCGTTTAATGCGGCCTGTTGGATAAAGACGGTTCGATCCATGCTCTGCAAGGATGCAGCTGCGTCAATCACTTCGCGCACGGATGGTAGCACTCGCATGTTGATAGCAGCTGA
The genomic region above belongs to Ferrimonas lipolytica and contains:
- the flhA gene encoding flagellar biosynthesis protein FlhA, with product MLKSLPLALKQNTNVIAVPLLLLAMLGMIILPIPSWLLDILFTFNIILAIMVLLVSVSVRRPLEFSLFPTVLLLATLLRLTLNVASTRVVLIEGHQGGDAAGKVIQAFGDVVIGGNYVVGAVVFLILMIINFVVITKGGERISEVSARFTLDALPGKQMAIDADLNTGAISQDQARQRRKDVTDEADFYGSMDGASKFVRGDAVAGLLILAINIIGGLCIGTMMYDLGIGEAFKVYGLLTIGDGLVAQIPSLLLATAAAIIVTRTSSAEDMPNQLQQQLLASPVALLSAAAVMTVIGIVPGMPTFVFLGFAAVLVFSAWRMGKQKNKVVPKEVKQKTEKLTEEAPAPTWDALPHVDLIELSVGYRLVHLVDRSKGAELVKRLTGVRRTLSEQVGFLLPEIRVRDNLGLAPNAYQIKMSGRMIATAELQPEKLMAIESGQLYGKLEGQITKDPAYGMPALWINPDNKARALNMGYSVVEHATVIATHISKVLRETTDQLLQHDDVSELNKRLAQIAPKLAESLGTALTPILQLKVYRLLLREGVPIGDIRAIATTLVESADNSKEPILLVADVRCALRANIVSQIAGSNKELQVTTLAPALEQALLAGLNHAQKAGKVSLDSFPVDQKTLQKLQQQMPELLKQNQQQAPILLVSPQLRPLISRYALAFAKGVHVLSYNEIPEDRNLLNQAQIN
- a CDS encoding GNAT family N-acetyltransferase; protein product: MGINKPRIITDNDSTASFSCGVASLDVWLRQQALRSNARGTAKTYVVTDSQTEEVVGYYAIAMGSVSRSSAFSSLKRNSPDPIPMVVLARSAVDARYQGQGVAIGLLKDCMLRSVAAMEVVGGAGILVHAVDDQARNFYTKFGFRESPIDRLVLMIRSCDLVASLKK
- a CDS encoding DUF1778 domain-containing protein, whose protein sequence is MATKSAAINMRVLPSVREVIDAAASLQSMDRTVFIQQAALNEAYKVLADQKDFKLEQRAFEAFETALDEPAKVSEGVQDLFQRKSPWE